In Phyllopteryx taeniolatus isolate TA_2022b chromosome 6, UOR_Ptae_1.2, whole genome shotgun sequence, one genomic interval encodes:
- the irx2a gene encoding iroquois-class homeodomain protein IRX-2a isoform X2, giving the protein MSYPQGYLYQPPGSLALYPCPAYGAPRSEDLARSSAFSPYPGSAAFSASAGSGFSGPLSYPADPATGFPSYMSSPYDAHATLSYHPYGGPGYPYQLNDPAYRKNATRDATATLKAWLQEHRKNPYPTKGEKIMLAIITKMTLTQVSTWFANARRRLKKENKMTWAPRNKSEDEDDEDGDGERKDGVKNLDSSEASAEDEGISLHADALTDHSCSAESDVEKAAACRPQRDSASDRARHKCEDDAEEEKLHASGFQLSPKSLSGSPPVGVEAPLSAHPHHLQHLQHLHHLQHLQHLQREDFARGLGTSNAAHADKSCPESRAPAGLSHNPKPKLWSLAEIATSEPKRQVGRASCPPSSSSCSTGGLLTPPTPSATSPSATSPSLYPTPSLIGRPIYYTSPFYSNYTNYGNFSPLQGQSILRYSNSSGVSLASSAAAAAAAAAAAAAANQGLGAHQAPEAQLRPDSPVLLQINSNQTGGGAEQHQKQHFRAANMEAKKGT; this is encoded by the exons ATGTCCTATCCTCAGGGTTACCTCTACCAGCCCCCGGGCTCGCTGGCGCTCTATCCGTGTCCGGCTTACGGGGCTCCGCGGAGCGAAGACCTGGCGAGGTCGTCGGCGTTCAGCCCTTACCCCGGATCGGCTGCTTTCTCCGCCTCGGCCGGCTCGGGCTTCTCCGGCCCGCTGTCGTACCCGGCGGACCCTGCCACGGGATTCCCGTCATACATG AGTTCTCCGTACGACGCACACGCCACGTTAAGTTACCACCCGTACGGGGGGCCCGGGTACCCGTACCAGCTCAACGACCCGGCTTACCGCAAGAACGCCACCCGGGACGCCACGGCCACCCTGAAGGCCTGGCTGCAGGAGCACCGGAAGAACCCTTACCCGACCAAAGGCGAGAAGATCATGCTGGCCATCATCACCAAGATGACCCTGACGCAGGTGTCCACCTGGTTCGCCAACGCCAGGAGGAGGCTGAAGAAGGAGAACAAGATGACGTGGGCGCCCCGCAATAAGagcgaggacgaggacgacgaggacGGGGACGGCGAGAGGAAGGACGGCGTGAAGAACTTGGACAGCAGCGAGGCTTCGGCTGAGGATGAAG GTATTAGTTTGCACGCGGACGCGCTGACGGACCACTCGTGTTCCGCCGAGTCCGACGtggagaaggcggcggcgtgtCGGCCGCAGCGGGATTCGGCGTCCGACCGGGCCCGGCACAAATGCGAAGACGACGCCGAGGAGGAGAAGCTGCACGCTTCTGGCTTCCAGCTCTCGCCCAAGTCGCTCAGCGGCTCGCCTCCGGTGGGAGTCGAAGCGCCGCTTTCCGCTCATCCGCACCACCTCCAGCACCTCCAGCACCTCCATCACCTCCAGCATCTCCAGCACCTCCAGCGCGAGGATTTCGCGAGGGGCCTCGGGACGAGCAACGCCGCGCACGCCGACAAGTCCTGCCCGGAAAGCAGAGCGCCCGCGGGGCTTTCTCACAACCCCAAACCCAAATTGTGGTCACTGGCGGAGATTGCTACCTCGGAGCCAAAGCGGCAAGTGGGCCGAGCGAGCTGCCCCCCGtcgtcctcctcctgctccacaGGGGGCCTTCTGACCCCCCCGACCCCCTCCGCGACCTCCCCGTCTGCCACCTCGCCCTCTCTCTACCCGACCCCCTCCCTCATCGGAAGACCGATTTATTACACCTCGCCCTTTTATAGCAATTACACAAACTACGGCAACTTCAGCCCGCTGCAGGGCCAAAGCATCCTGCGCTACTCCAACTCGTCCGGGGTGAGTCTGGcatcctccgccgccgccgccgccgccgccgccgccgccgcggccGCGGCCAACCAGGGTCTCGGCGCTCATCAGGCTCCGGAGGCGCAACTCAGGCCGGACTCGCCCGTCCTGCTTCAAATCAACTCAAACCAGACCGGCGGCGGCGCTGAGCAGCATCAGAAACAACATTTCAGAGCTGCAAATATGGAGGCAAAGAAGGGAACGTAG
- the irx2a gene encoding iroquois-class homeodomain protein IRX-2a isoform X1 codes for MSYPQGYLYQPPGSLALYPCPAYGAPRSEDLARSSAFSPYPGSAAFSASAGSGFSGPLSYPADPATGFPSYMQSSPYDAHATLSYHPYGGPGYPYQLNDPAYRKNATRDATATLKAWLQEHRKNPYPTKGEKIMLAIITKMTLTQVSTWFANARRRLKKENKMTWAPRNKSEDEDDEDGDGERKDGVKNLDSSEASAEDEGISLHADALTDHSCSAESDVEKAAACRPQRDSASDRARHKCEDDAEEEKLHASGFQLSPKSLSGSPPVGVEAPLSAHPHHLQHLQHLHHLQHLQHLQREDFARGLGTSNAAHADKSCPESRAPAGLSHNPKPKLWSLAEIATSEPKRQVGRASCPPSSSSCSTGGLLTPPTPSATSPSATSPSLYPTPSLIGRPIYYTSPFYSNYTNYGNFSPLQGQSILRYSNSSGVSLASSAAAAAAAAAAAAAANQGLGAHQAPEAQLRPDSPVLLQINSNQTGGGAEQHQKQHFRAANMEAKKGT; via the exons ATGTCCTATCCTCAGGGTTACCTCTACCAGCCCCCGGGCTCGCTGGCGCTCTATCCGTGTCCGGCTTACGGGGCTCCGCGGAGCGAAGACCTGGCGAGGTCGTCGGCGTTCAGCCCTTACCCCGGATCGGCTGCTTTCTCCGCCTCGGCCGGCTCGGGCTTCTCCGGCCCGCTGTCGTACCCGGCGGACCCTGCCACGGGATTCCCGTCATACATG CAGAGTTCTCCGTACGACGCACACGCCACGTTAAGTTACCACCCGTACGGGGGGCCCGGGTACCCGTACCAGCTCAACGACCCGGCTTACCGCAAGAACGCCACCCGGGACGCCACGGCCACCCTGAAGGCCTGGCTGCAGGAGCACCGGAAGAACCCTTACCCGACCAAAGGCGAGAAGATCATGCTGGCCATCATCACCAAGATGACCCTGACGCAGGTGTCCACCTGGTTCGCCAACGCCAGGAGGAGGCTGAAGAAGGAGAACAAGATGACGTGGGCGCCCCGCAATAAGagcgaggacgaggacgacgaggacGGGGACGGCGAGAGGAAGGACGGCGTGAAGAACTTGGACAGCAGCGAGGCTTCGGCTGAGGATGAAG GTATTAGTTTGCACGCGGACGCGCTGACGGACCACTCGTGTTCCGCCGAGTCCGACGtggagaaggcggcggcgtgtCGGCCGCAGCGGGATTCGGCGTCCGACCGGGCCCGGCACAAATGCGAAGACGACGCCGAGGAGGAGAAGCTGCACGCTTCTGGCTTCCAGCTCTCGCCCAAGTCGCTCAGCGGCTCGCCTCCGGTGGGAGTCGAAGCGCCGCTTTCCGCTCATCCGCACCACCTCCAGCACCTCCAGCACCTCCATCACCTCCAGCATCTCCAGCACCTCCAGCGCGAGGATTTCGCGAGGGGCCTCGGGACGAGCAACGCCGCGCACGCCGACAAGTCCTGCCCGGAAAGCAGAGCGCCCGCGGGGCTTTCTCACAACCCCAAACCCAAATTGTGGTCACTGGCGGAGATTGCTACCTCGGAGCCAAAGCGGCAAGTGGGCCGAGCGAGCTGCCCCCCGtcgtcctcctcctgctccacaGGGGGCCTTCTGACCCCCCCGACCCCCTCCGCGACCTCCCCGTCTGCCACCTCGCCCTCTCTCTACCCGACCCCCTCCCTCATCGGAAGACCGATTTATTACACCTCGCCCTTTTATAGCAATTACACAAACTACGGCAACTTCAGCCCGCTGCAGGGCCAAAGCATCCTGCGCTACTCCAACTCGTCCGGGGTGAGTCTGGcatcctccgccgccgccgccgccgccgccgccgccgccgcggccGCGGCCAACCAGGGTCTCGGCGCTCATCAGGCTCCGGAGGCGCAACTCAGGCCGGACTCGCCCGTCCTGCTTCAAATCAACTCAAACCAGACCGGCGGCGGCGCTGAGCAGCATCAGAAACAACATTTCAGAGCTGCAAATATGGAGGCAAAGAAGGGAACGTAG